In the Scomber japonicus isolate fScoJap1 chromosome 18, fScoJap1.pri, whole genome shotgun sequence genome, one interval contains:
- the LOC128378634 gene encoding transcription factor Sox-8 codes for MLKMTEEHDKCVNDQPCSPSGTNSSMSQDESDSDAPSSPTGSDGQVSLLRGLGKKLDSEDDDRFPACIRDAVSQVLKGYDWSLVPMPVRGNGSLKNKPHVKRPMNAFMVWAQAARRKLADQYPHLHNAELSKTLGKLWRLLSESEKRPFVDEAERLRVQHKKDHPDYKYQPRRRKNVKPGQSDSDSGAELAHHIYKAEPGMGGLAGMTDGHHHPEHAGQPHGPPTPPTTPKTDLHHGVKQDLKHEGRRLVDSSRQNIDFSNVDISELSTDVISNMETFDVHEFDQYLPLNGHASGSSTLPSDHSHGQAPAAGGSYTSSYSHAGANGSAWSRKNTMSTSSPSTSEAGQHRLHIKTEQLSPSHYSEHSHGSPSHSDYGSYNSQACVTSATSAASAAASFSTSQCDYTDLQSSNYYNPYSGYPSSLYQYPYFHSSRRPYGSPILNSLSMAPAHSPTASSWDQPVYTTLSRP; via the exons atgttaaaaatgacaGAGGAGCATGACAAATGTGTCAACGACCAACCGTGCAGCCCATCGGGCACAAACAGCTCCATGTCCCAGGACGAGTCCGACTCCGATGCTCCGTCCTCACCTACAGGCTCCGACGGCCAAGTGTCTCTGCTCAGAGGTTTGGGCAAGAAGCTGGACTCCGAGGATGACGACCGGTTTCCAGCTTGCATACGGGACGCCGTCTCTCAGGTCCTTAAGGGATACGACTGGTCCTTGGTGCCCATGCCCGTAAGAGGAAACGGATCATTGAAGAATAAACCTCACGTCAAGAGACCCATGAATGCCTTCATGGTCTGGGCGCAAGCGGCCCGCAGGAAGCTGGCGGATCAGTATCCACACCTGCACAACGCCGAGCTGAGCAAGACGCTGGGGAAACTGTGGCG ttTGCTTTCAGAGAGTGAAAAGAGGCCATTTGTAGACGAAGCAGAGAGGCTTCGGGTTCAGCACAAGAAAGATCATCCAGACTACAAGTACCAGCCTCGGCGAAGGAAGAATGTAAAGCCGGGCCAGAGTGACTCAGACTCAGGAGCAGAGCTGGCTCATCACATCTATAAAGCCGAACCAGGGATGGGAGGACTTGCAGGCATGACTGATGGACACCACCACCCTGAGCATGCAG GGCAGCCCCATGGTCCCCCTACACCTCCCACGACCCCCAAAACAGACCTACACCATGGGGTGAAGCAGGATCTGAAACACGAAGGCCGTCGCCTCGTTGACAGCAGCAGGCAAAACATTGACTTCAGCAACGTTGACATCTCTGAGCTCAGCACTGATGTCATCAGCAACATGGAGACCTTTGATGTGCATGAGTTTGACCAGTACCTCCCGCTTAATGGCCACGCCTCAGGCTCCTCTACCCTGCCCTCAGACCATAGCCATGGGCAGGCTCCAGCGGCTGGTGGCTCTTACACTTCCTCATACAGCCATGCAGGGGCCAATGGATCAGCGTGGAGCCGCAAGAACACCATGTCCACCTCCTCACCCTCCACCAGTGAGGCGGGCCAGCACCGGCTCCACATTAAAACAGAGCAACTGAGCCCCAGCCACTACAGCGAGCACTCCCACGGGTCACCCTCCCACTCTGATTACGGCTCCTACAATAGCCAGGCCTGTGTCACCTCAGCCACATCAGCTGCCTCGGCCGCAGCCTCTTTCTCCACCTCCCAGTGTGACTATACTGACCTCCAGAGCTCCAACTATTACAACCCTTACTCTGGCTATCCCTCCAGCCTCTACCAGTACCCTTACTTCCACTCATCCAGGCGGCCCTATGGCAGCCCGATCCTCAACAGCCTGTCCATGGCTCCTGCCCACAGCCCTACTGCTTCCAGCTGGGACCAGCCCGTCTACACCACACTGTCTAGACCTTGA